One window from the genome of Thermus sediminis encodes:
- a CDS encoding sensor histidine kinase — translation MATAFFSLRGRLFALLLLSLLLLLVPLAFTSVKEAEKAAAEDLKRALFTRLFLLGEEAPEEEEALLLELFRLGQTFGGGVGFLVRGEEARFTQVEAWPLSDALFAAIKEGRPYQEVWRGALYVALPREGLGFGLAVPLEGVSRLGERLLFRYAAFGGGLFLLVLLLAYLALAWALRPLARLEGLLRVRSPEDLRPLPEPPLMELRPVVGALNALFARVAGLLRELSEKEALARRFAQHASHELRTPLAALKGYLEVLRRKPEPRALEGALREAARLEARLSGLLRLSQLESASSSPKPLDLRAFLAEMGVEAEGEGRALADPELLALAVENVLENARRHGKPPVRAFLEREGGGVWLWLVDSGPGFPESLLPWALEPFAHGGKGTGLGLALVAAVARLHGGKARAENRGGAAVGLFLPLASLKVSPGAPFGEGG, via the coding sequence ATGGCTACCGCCTTTTTCTCCCTTAGGGGGAGGCTCTTCGCCCTCCTCCTTCTTTCCCTCCTCCTCCTCCTCGTCCCCTTGGCCTTCACCTCCGTGAAGGAGGCGGAAAAGGCGGCGGCGGAAGACCTAAAGCGGGCCCTCTTTACCCGGCTCTTCCTCCTTGGGGAGGAGGCTCCCGAGGAAGAGGAAGCCCTCCTTTTGGAGCTCTTTCGCCTGGGCCAGACCTTCGGGGGCGGGGTAGGCTTCTTGGTCCGGGGGGAGGAGGCCCGCTTCACCCAGGTGGAGGCCTGGCCCCTGTCCGACGCTCTCTTTGCCGCCATCAAGGAGGGGCGGCCCTACCAGGAGGTGTGGCGGGGGGCCCTTTACGTGGCCCTGCCCAGGGAAGGCCTGGGCTTTGGCCTCGCCGTGCCCCTGGAAGGGGTTTCCCGGCTGGGGGAGAGGCTTCTTTTCCGCTACGCCGCCTTTGGCGGGGGGCTTTTCCTCCTGGTCCTCCTCCTGGCCTACCTGGCCCTGGCCTGGGCCCTGCGGCCTCTCGCCCGCCTCGAGGGCCTCCTCAGGGTTCGCTCCCCCGAGGACCTGAGGCCCCTGCCCGAGCCTCCCCTGATGGAGCTCCGCCCCGTGGTGGGAGCCCTGAACGCCCTCTTCGCCCGGGTGGCCGGTCTCCTTAGGGAGCTTTCCGAAAAGGAGGCCCTGGCCCGCCGCTTCGCCCAACACGCCTCCCACGAGCTCCGCACCCCCCTCGCCGCCCTCAAGGGCTACCTGGAGGTCTTGAGGCGGAAGCCCGAGCCCCGGGCCCTGGAGGGGGCCCTCAGGGAGGCGGCCCGCTTGGAGGCCAGGCTTTCCGGGCTTCTCCGCCTTTCCCAGCTGGAATCCGCTTCCTCCAGCCCCAAGCCCCTGGACCTAAGGGCCTTTCTGGCGGAGATGGGGGTGGAGGCGGAGGGGGAGGGGAGGGCCCTGGCGGACCCGGAGCTCTTAGCCCTGGCGGTGGAGAACGTTCTGGAAAACGCCCGCCGCCACGGAAAGCCTCCCGTCCGGGCCTTTCTGGAGAGGGAGGGAGGGGGGGTCTGGCTCTGGCTTGTGGACTCGGGCCCCGGCTTCCCGGAAAGCCTCCTCCCCTGGGCGCTGGAGCCCTTTGCCCACGGCGGGAAGGGGACGGGACTGGGCCTGGCCCTGGTGGCCGCGGTGGCCCGCCTCCACGGGGGAAAGGCCAGGGCGGAGAACCGGGGCGGGGCGGCGGTGGGGCTTTTCCTGCCTTTGGCCTCCCTTAAGGTTTCCCCCGGTGCGCCCTTTGGGGAAGGGGGCTAG
- the rpsI gene encoding 30S ribosomal protein S9 has product MEQYYGTGRRKEAVARVFLRPGNGKVTVNGQDFTDYFQGIVRAVAALEPLRVVDALGRFDAYITVAGGGKSGQIDAIKLGVARALLRYNPDYRARLKPLGLLTRDARVVERKKYGKHKARRAPQYSKR; this is encoded by the coding sequence ATGGAGCAATACTACGGCACCGGAAGGCGCAAGGAGGCGGTGGCCCGGGTTTTTCTAAGGCCCGGAAACGGTAAGGTCACGGTAAACGGCCAGGACTTCACGGATTACTTCCAGGGCATCGTGCGGGCGGTGGCGGCCCTGGAACCCCTCAGGGTGGTGGACGCCCTGGGCCGCTTTGACGCCTACATCACCGTGGCGGGAGGCGGCAAGAGCGGGCAGATCGACGCCATCAAGCTGGGCGTGGCCCGGGCGCTTCTCCGGTACAACCCCGACTACCGGGCCAGGCTCAAGCCCCTGGGCCTCCTCACCCGGGACGCCCGCGTGGTGGAACGGAAGAAGTACGGCAAGCACAAGGCCCGCCGCGCCCCCCAGTACTCCAAGCGCTAA
- the rplM gene encoding 50S ribosomal protein L13 — MKTYVPKEIEPRWVLIDAEGKTLGRLATEIATLLRGKHRPDWTPNVAMGDFVVVVNAGKIRLTGKKPKQKVYTRYSGYQGGLKEIPAEKMLSTHPERVLEHAVRGMLPKGPLGRRLFKRLKVYAGPTHPHQAQKPVKLEV, encoded by the coding sequence GTGAAGACGTACGTGCCCAAAGAGATTGAACCCCGCTGGGTTCTCATAGACGCCGAGGGGAAGACCCTGGGCCGGCTGGCCACGGAGATCGCCACGCTCCTAAGGGGCAAGCACCGCCCCGACTGGACCCCCAACGTGGCCATGGGGGATTTCGTGGTGGTGGTCAATGCCGGCAAGATCCGCCTCACCGGCAAGAAGCCCAAGCAGAAGGTCTACACCCGCTATAGCGGCTACCAGGGAGGGCTCAAGGAGATCCCCGCCGAGAAGATGCTCTCCACCCACCCCGAGCGGGTGCTGGAGCACGCAGTGAGGGGCATGCTCCCCAAGGGGCCCCTGGGCCGCAGGCTCTTCAAGCGCCTCAAGGTCTACGCCGGGCCCACCCACCCCCACCAGGCCCAGAAGCCCGTGAAGCTGGAGGTCTAG
- a CDS encoding UvrD-helicase domain-containing protein: MRVYVASAGTGKTQALVEELEGLLRRGVPLRRIAALTFTRKAAEELRRRAQEAVLGLAGMPHLEEAKREVHGALFTTIHGFMAEALRHTAPLLSLDPDFAVMDELLAEALFLEEVRSRLYLKGLDGGWDGLLLTLYRKRTLAERLYPLPGAEAVFALFEEALEGYRRRAWAALGPSDLEALALRLLENREALRRVVERFPFILLDEYQDTGPLQGRFFRGLEEAGAEVVAVGDPKQSIYLFRNARVEVFREAMGGAEEVRRLGRTYRHARRVAAFLNRFVALFGEGEGVGVEVVREEEGRVEVHWVVGGKDLEERRRTEAALLAQRLLALAEEGYPFQGMAVLVRSRTSFPHLEEAFRARGVPYGLRRGRSFFTRPEVRDLYHALRLILLEGSPGPEERLSLLAFLRGPWVGLDLAQVERALGKPDPIPLLPEEVQKKLLELRQLAGLPPLEALKRLAREETFLKRLSPRARANVDTLLLLAAMERFPDLETLLDWLQIRARDPEASELPEGAEGVNLLTVHGAKGLEWPVVALFDLSRGERFQEEPLLVGLRGEVALGGAPAFAEVRRTLKGAQEEEALRLLYVALSRARDVLVVTGSATDRPTPWVEAMVGLGIGPGSQDPLVRHHNVGAFPPPAPPPDPPPPPVPAPYAHLSFPKRPLPSVLSPSAYRKLQEPLPLAEALEKEALPEFPRALGTLVHYAIARHLDPEDEGAMAGLLLQEVAFPFAGEERRRLLEEVKDLLRRYRGMLGPSLVPLEEREEDHAELPLVLPLRGTVWYGVLDRLYRVGGRWYLEDYKTDHEVRPEAYRLQLALYRRALLEAWGVEAEARLVYLRHALVHPFLPEELEMALKDISPGEAPGEGV; the protein is encoded by the coding sequence GTGAGGGTCTACGTGGCCTCGGCGGGAACGGGGAAGACCCAGGCCCTGGTGGAGGAGCTCGAGGGGCTTCTCCGAAGGGGGGTACCCCTGAGGCGCATCGCCGCCCTCACCTTCACCCGCAAGGCGGCGGAGGAGCTGAGGCGGCGGGCCCAGGAGGCGGTCTTAGGGCTTGCGGGGATGCCCCACCTGGAGGAGGCCAAACGGGAGGTGCACGGGGCCCTTTTCACCACCATCCACGGCTTCATGGCCGAGGCCCTGCGCCACACCGCCCCCCTCCTTTCCCTGGACCCGGACTTCGCCGTCATGGACGAGCTCCTGGCCGAGGCCCTCTTCCTGGAGGAGGTGCGAAGCCGCCTCTACCTGAAGGGGCTGGACGGGGGCTGGGATGGGCTTCTCCTCACCCTTTACCGGAAGCGGACCCTGGCGGAGCGCCTTTACCCCCTCCCTGGGGCCGAGGCGGTCTTCGCCCTCTTTGAGGAGGCCCTCGAGGGCTACCGGAGGCGGGCCTGGGCCGCCTTGGGCCCCTCGGACCTCGAGGCCCTGGCCCTCCGCCTCCTGGAGAACCGGGAGGCCCTGAGGCGGGTGGTGGAGCGGTTTCCCTTCATCCTCCTGGACGAGTACCAGGACACGGGCCCCCTCCAGGGCCGCTTCTTCCGGGGGCTAGAGGAGGCGGGGGCGGAGGTGGTGGCCGTGGGGGACCCCAAGCAGTCCATCTACCTCTTCCGCAACGCCCGGGTGGAGGTCTTCCGCGAGGCCATGGGGGGGGCGGAGGAGGTGCGCCGCCTAGGCCGGACCTACCGCCACGCCCGGAGGGTGGCCGCCTTCCTGAACCGCTTCGTAGCCCTCTTCGGGGAGGGGGAAGGGGTGGGGGTGGAGGTGGTGCGGGAGGAGGAGGGCCGGGTGGAGGTCCACTGGGTGGTGGGGGGGAAGGACCTAGAGGAGCGGCGGCGGACGGAGGCCGCCCTCCTGGCGCAGAGGCTTCTGGCTCTGGCGGAGGAGGGGTACCCCTTCCAGGGGATGGCCGTCCTGGTGCGAAGCCGGACCAGCTTCCCCCACCTGGAGGAGGCCTTCCGCGCCAGGGGGGTGCCTTACGGCCTCAGGCGGGGGCGGAGCTTCTTCACCCGGCCCGAGGTCCGGGACCTCTACCACGCCCTGAGGCTCATCCTCCTGGAGGGCTCCCCGGGACCCGAGGAGCGCCTCTCCCTCCTGGCCTTCCTACGGGGGCCCTGGGTGGGGCTGGATTTGGCCCAGGTGGAGAGGGCGCTGGGGAAACCTGACCCCATCCCCCTCCTCCCCGAGGAGGTCCAGAAGAAGCTCCTAGAGCTTCGCCAGTTGGCCGGGCTTCCCCCCTTGGAGGCCCTGAAGCGCCTGGCCCGGGAGGAGACTTTCCTGAAGCGGCTTTCCCCCAGGGCCCGGGCCAACGTGGATACCCTTCTCCTCCTGGCCGCCATGGAGCGCTTCCCCGACCTCGAAACTCTACTGGACTGGCTCCAGATACGGGCCCGGGACCCCGAAGCCTCCGAGCTTCCCGAGGGGGCCGAAGGGGTAAACCTCCTCACCGTCCACGGGGCCAAGGGGCTGGAGTGGCCTGTGGTGGCCCTCTTTGACCTCTCCCGGGGGGAAAGGTTCCAGGAAGAGCCCCTTCTGGTGGGCCTGAGGGGCGAGGTGGCCCTGGGGGGGGCCCCTGCCTTTGCCGAGGTCCGGAGGACCTTGAAAGGGGCCCAGGAGGAGGAGGCCCTCCGCCTCCTCTACGTGGCCCTCTCCCGGGCCAGGGACGTCCTCGTGGTCACGGGAAGCGCCACGGATCGCCCAACCCCTTGGGTGGAGGCCATGGTGGGCCTGGGTATCGGCCCAGGGAGCCAGGACCCCCTGGTGCGCCACCACAACGTGGGGGCGTTCCCCCCGCCTGCCCCTCCCCCCGATCCGCCCCCACCCCCGGTCCCCGCCCCCTACGCCCACCTCTCCTTTCCCAAAAGGCCCCTGCCCTCGGTCCTCTCCCCTAGCGCCTACCGGAAGCTCCAAGAACCCCTGCCCCTGGCCGAGGCCCTAGAGAAGGAGGCCCTCCCCGAGTTCCCCCGGGCCCTCGGCACCCTGGTCCACTACGCCATCGCCCGCCACCTGGACCCCGAGGACGAGGGGGCCATGGCGGGGCTCCTCCTCCAGGAGGTGGCCTTCCCCTTCGCCGGGGAGGAGAGGAGGAGGCTTTTGGAGGAGGTCAAGGACCTCCTCCGCCGCTACCGGGGGATGCTGGGCCCCTCCCTCGTCCCCTTGGAGGAGCGGGAGGAGGACCACGCCGAGCTGCCCCTGGTCCTGCCCCTCCGGGGTACCGTCTGGTATGGGGTCCTGGACCGCCTCTACCGGGTGGGGGGCAGGTGGTACCTGGAGGACTACAAGACCGACCACGAGGTCCGCCCCGAGGCCTACCGCTTGCAGCTTGCCCTCTACCGCCGGGCCCTGTTGGAGGCCTGGGGGGTGGAGGCCGAGGCCCGGCTGGTCTACCTGCGCCACGCCCTGGTCCACCCCTTCCTTCCGGAGGAGCTGGAGATGGCCCTAAAGGACATCTCCCCTGGGGAGGCCCCAGGGGAGGGGGTTTAG
- a CDS encoding PD-(D/E)XK nuclease family protein translates to MKPGLHPVLGPPASGKTTLALELALEVLKGRGRVLWVGLPHQRAYVYRLLGERGAFLGLEFLSFQALYYRVLAEAGWLRPLLPGAGRVALVGEALRELVGPGVSPGGARLFARAIAELKRHGLSPFALPKEGEAGRLRRVYLAYERRKRGSLDYDDFRHLALRAPLRLFPRPHLVVVDGFRELGPLDLRFLRRLAQRVPVLLTLEVLPEGLTPWKELPRRPLRREVWALANPVEESRHLLKALKRALAPRSLGGEGLGPEEVLIVAPEDRIPGLLLLKEEYGLPLEDGRERALAETEAGERVLALLSPYPTGRDLLALGFSTLGRRALRLGLAGEEALELLAEREGLLEEWRAFLALRTPGPDPLAWGEEVLERLGVAPKEPFLARLRLALRVDRADPLPWWRSLLLDETLPPEVGKGIPVLPPLRAMGVRAKRAYVLEWVAGRYTLGEREDYFLLEELRERGLLRGLPRRLRGLDPLFREAVASRGEEVFLLYPEAGPSGPLEPLEEGRRPGALPPSSRLEALDPLPFHPPLPSRAEGPPSLEVLRRFLEECPFRAYLERFTTLGEEGASGWPLLAKALAQDPEAEALKADGNLGPWLLAHWERLREMKFYRSWGGRRYEMRLDGVRRVGKEVHLYRLLPQGKEADLGRRWTEWKALEALLARQDVEAVHLWVWPWLGDPFPYRKRPFRKGDRLGPLEAIAPRLEEAWALWQEGLFPPRPGGYCYRCRFKDVCRKEAT, encoded by the coding sequence ATGAAGCCGGGCCTCCATCCCGTCCTGGGCCCTCCCGCCTCGGGAAAGACCACCCTGGCCCTGGAGCTCGCCCTGGAGGTCCTGAAGGGGCGGGGGCGGGTGCTTTGGGTGGGGCTTCCCCACCAAAGGGCCTACGTCTACCGCCTCCTGGGGGAGAGGGGGGCCTTCCTGGGCCTGGAGTTCCTCTCCTTCCAGGCCCTCTACTACCGGGTCCTGGCGGAGGCGGGCTGGCTTAGGCCCCTCCTGCCGGGGGCGGGGCGGGTGGCCCTGGTGGGGGAGGCCCTCAGGGAGCTCGTGGGCCCCGGAGTCTCCCCGGGGGGGGCCAGGCTCTTCGCCCGGGCCATCGCCGAGCTCAAGCGCCACGGCCTCTCCCCCTTCGCCCTGCCCAAGGAGGGGGAGGCGGGGAGGCTCAGGCGGGTCTACCTGGCCTACGAGCGCCGCAAGCGGGGGAGCCTGGACTACGACGACTTCCGCCACCTGGCCCTGAGGGCCCCCTTGCGCCTCTTCCCTAGGCCCCATCTGGTGGTGGTGGACGGCTTCCGGGAGCTCGGCCCCCTGGACCTCCGCTTCCTCCGCCGCCTGGCCCAGAGGGTCCCCGTCCTCCTCACCCTCGAGGTCCTCCCCGAGGGCCTCACCCCTTGGAAGGAGCTTCCCCGGAGACCCTTAAGGCGGGAGGTCTGGGCCCTGGCCAACCCCGTGGAGGAGAGCCGCCACCTCCTCAAGGCCCTAAAGCGGGCCCTGGCCCCTAGGTCGCTGGGGGGCGAGGGGCTTGGGCCGGAGGAGGTCCTCATCGTGGCCCCGGAGGACCGGATTCCCGGGCTTCTCCTCCTGAAGGAGGAGTACGGCCTCCCCCTGGAGGACGGCCGGGAGCGGGCCCTGGCGGAGACGGAGGCGGGGGAGAGGGTCCTCGCCCTCCTCTCCCCCTACCCCACGGGCCGGGACCTCCTGGCCCTGGGCTTTTCCACCCTGGGGCGGCGGGCCCTGCGCCTGGGCCTCGCCGGGGAGGAGGCCCTGGAGCTTTTGGCCGAGCGGGAGGGGCTTTTGGAGGAGTGGCGGGCCTTCTTGGCCCTCCGCACCCCGGGCCCCGACCCCCTGGCCTGGGGGGAGGAGGTCTTGGAAAGGCTAGGGGTAGCCCCCAAGGAGCCCTTTCTCGCCCGGCTCCGCCTGGCCCTCCGCGTGGACCGGGCCGACCCCCTCCCCTGGTGGCGGAGCCTCCTCCTGGACGAGACCCTGCCCCCCGAGGTGGGGAAGGGCATTCCCGTCCTCCCTCCCCTCAGGGCCATGGGGGTTAGGGCCAAAAGGGCCTACGTCCTGGAATGGGTGGCCGGGCGGTACACCCTGGGGGAGCGGGAGGACTACTTCCTCCTGGAGGAGCTCCGGGAGCGGGGCCTCCTCCGGGGGTTGCCCCGGAGGCTTCGGGGCCTGGACCCCCTCTTCCGGGAGGCGGTGGCGAGCCGGGGGGAGGAGGTCTTCCTCCTCTACCCGGAGGCGGGGCCCTCGGGGCCCTTGGAGCCCCTAGAGGAAGGGAGAAGGCCCGGGGCCCTTCCCCCTTCTAGCCGCCTCGAGGCCCTGGACCCCCTGCCCTTCCACCCCCCCCTGCCCTCCCGGGCGGAGGGGCCTCCAAGCCTAGAGGTCCTGCGCCGCTTCCTGGAGGAGTGCCCCTTTAGGGCTTACCTGGAGCGTTTCACCACCTTGGGGGAGGAGGGAGCCTCGGGCTGGCCTCTTCTGGCCAAGGCCCTGGCCCAGGACCCCGAGGCCGAGGCCCTGAAGGCGGACGGGAACCTGGGGCCCTGGCTCCTGGCCCATTGGGAGCGCCTGAGGGAGATGAAATTTTACCGTTCCTGGGGGGGCAGGCGCTACGAGATGCGCCTGGACGGGGTGCGCCGGGTGGGCAAGGAGGTCCACCTCTACCGCCTTCTCCCCCAGGGGAAGGAGGCGGACCTGGGGCGGCGCTGGACGGAGTGGAAGGCCCTGGAGGCCCTTCTCGCCCGGCAGGATGTGGAGGCGGTCCATCTCTGGGTTTGGCCCTGGCTGGGAGACCCCTTCCCCTACCGCAAGCGCCCCTTCCGCAAGGGAGATAGGCTCGGGCCCTTGGAGGCCATCGCACCCAGGCTGGAGGAGGCTTGGGCCCTCTGGCAGGAGGGCCTCTTTCCCCCCAGGCCGGGGGGCTACTGCTACCGCTGCCGCTTTAAGGACGTCTGCCGAAAGGAGGCCACGTGA
- a CDS encoding response regulator transcription factor, with product MRILLVEDDPGVREALELGLSLEGHEVEATESPKEALAHLPWAEAVVLDVLLPEGDGFALLKEIRARSEVPVLMLTALDAVEWRVKGLREGADDYLVKPYSLPELLARLETLHRRTRRKAEVLAYKDLRLYPRRMEAFRGERRLSLSPKAFLLLKAFLESPEEVVPKEALMVRVWGVPVEPATLEVHLSLLRKALGEPNPIQTVRGYGYRLFLP from the coding sequence ATGAGGATCCTTCTGGTGGAAGATGACCCCGGGGTGCGGGAGGCCCTAGAGCTTGGCCTCTCCCTGGAGGGTCACGAGGTGGAGGCCACGGAAAGCCCCAAGGAGGCCCTGGCCCACCTCCCCTGGGCGGAAGCCGTGGTCCTGGACGTCCTCCTGCCCGAAGGGGACGGGTTTGCCCTCCTTAAGGAGATAAGGGCCCGCTCGGAGGTGCCCGTCCTCATGCTGACCGCCCTGGACGCTGTGGAGTGGCGGGTGAAGGGGCTAAGGGAGGGGGCGGACGACTACCTGGTGAAGCCCTATAGCCTCCCGGAGCTTCTGGCCCGCCTCGAGACCCTCCACCGCCGAACCCGGCGCAAGGCGGAGGTCCTGGCCTACAAGGACCTCCGCCTCTACCCCAGGCGCATGGAGGCCTTCCGGGGGGAGAGGCGCCTTAGCCTTTCCCCTAAGGCCTTCCTCCTCCTCAAGGCCTTTTTGGAGTCCCCGGAGGAGGTGGTCCCCAAGGAGGCCCTGATGGTTAGGGTCTGGGGGGTGCCCGTGGAGCCCGCCACCCTGGAGGTCCACCTCTCCCTCCTCCGGAAGGCCTTGGGGGAGCCCAACCCCATCCAGACGGTGCGCGGCTATGGCTACCGCCTTTTTCTCCCTTAG
- a CDS encoding CTP synthase translates to MNGVSESSKPRKYVFVTGGVVSSLGKGILTSSLGALLRARGYRVTAIKIDPYVNVDAGTMRPYEHGEVFVTADGAETDLDIGHYERFLDLDLSRGNNLTTGQVYLSVIQKERRGEYLSQTVQVIPHVTDEIKDRIRKVAEEQGAEIAVVEVGGTVGDIESLPFLEAIRQFRFDEGEGNTFYIHLTLVPYLETSEEFKTKPTQHSVATLRGVGIQPDAIVLRSVKPVPEEVRRKVALFTNVRPGYVFSSPNVEHLYEVPLLLEEQGLGRAVERGLGLEPLFPNLAFWQEAVRVLKNPERTVRIAIAGKYVRMPDAYLSLLEALKHAGIKNRARVEVKWVDAEGLEGADLDEAFADVAGILVPGGFGVRGIEGKVRAAQYAREKGIPYLGICLGLQIAVIEFARNVAGLRGANSTEFDPYTPHPVIDLMPEQLEVEGLGGTMRLGDWPMRIRPGTLLHRLYGREEALERHRHRYEVNPLYVDQLERAGLVISATTPGMKSRGVGLVEAIELKDHPFFLGLQSHPEFKSRPMRPSPPFAGFVEAALRFSRKLKTS, encoded by the coding sequence GTGAACGGGGTTTCCGAAAGCTCTAAGCCTAGGAAGTACGTGTTCGTCACCGGGGGTGTGGTCTCTAGCCTGGGGAAGGGGATCCTCACCTCCTCCTTGGGGGCCCTCCTAAGGGCCCGGGGCTACCGGGTCACGGCCATCAAGATTGACCCCTACGTGAACGTGGATGCGGGGACCATGCGCCCCTACGAGCACGGGGAGGTCTTCGTCACCGCCGACGGGGCCGAGACCGACTTGGACATCGGCCACTACGAGCGCTTTTTGGACCTGGACCTATCCCGGGGCAACAACCTCACCACGGGCCAGGTCTACCTCTCCGTGATCCAGAAGGAGCGCCGGGGGGAGTACCTCTCCCAGACGGTCCAGGTCATCCCCCACGTCACCGACGAGATCAAGGACCGGATCCGCAAGGTGGCGGAGGAGCAGGGGGCGGAGATCGCCGTGGTGGAGGTGGGGGGCACGGTGGGGGACATTGAGAGCCTCCCCTTCCTGGAGGCCATCCGCCAGTTCCGCTTTGACGAGGGGGAGGGAAACACCTTTTACATCCACCTGACCCTGGTCCCCTATCTGGAGACCAGCGAGGAGTTCAAGACCAAGCCCACGCAGCACTCCGTGGCCACCCTGAGAGGCGTGGGCATCCAGCCCGACGCCATCGTCCTCCGCTCGGTAAAGCCCGTGCCCGAGGAGGTGAGGAGGAAGGTGGCCCTTTTCACCAACGTGCGCCCGGGCTATGTCTTCTCTAGCCCCAACGTGGAGCACCTCTACGAGGTCCCCCTCCTCCTCGAGGAGCAGGGTCTGGGCCGGGCGGTGGAGCGGGGCCTGGGCCTCGAGCCCCTCTTCCCCAACCTGGCCTTCTGGCAGGAGGCGGTGCGCGTCCTGAAGAACCCGGAGCGCACGGTGCGCATCGCCATCGCCGGGAAGTACGTGAGGATGCCGGACGCCTACCTCTCCCTCCTCGAGGCCCTGAAGCACGCCGGGATCAAGAACCGGGCCCGGGTGGAGGTGAAGTGGGTGGACGCCGAGGGCCTGGAGGGGGCCGACCTGGACGAGGCCTTCGCGGACGTGGCGGGCATTCTGGTTCCCGGCGGCTTCGGCGTGCGGGGGATTGAGGGCAAGGTGCGGGCCGCCCAGTACGCCAGGGAGAAGGGGATCCCCTACCTGGGGATCTGCCTAGGTCTGCAGATCGCCGTCATTGAGTTCGCCCGGAACGTGGCGGGCCTCCGGGGGGCCAACTCCACGGAGTTTGACCCCTACACCCCCCACCCCGTGATTGACCTCATGCCGGAGCAGTTGGAGGTGGAGGGCCTGGGAGGGACCATGCGCCTGGGGGACTGGCCCATGCGCATAAGGCCCGGCACCCTCCTCCACCGCCTCTATGGCCGGGAGGAGGCCTTGGAGCGGCACCGCCACCGCTACGAGGTGAACCCCCTCTATGTGGACCAGTTGGAGCGGGCGGGCCTCGTCATCTCCGCCACCACCCCGGGGATGAAGAGCCGGGGGGTGGGGCTGGTGGAGGCCATCGAGCTCAAGGACCACCCCTTCTTCCTGGGCCTCCAGAGCCACCCCGAGTTCAAGAGCCGCCCCATGCGCCCCTCGCCGCCCTTCGCCGGGTTCGTGGAGGCGGCCTTGAGGTTTTCTAGAAAACTAAAAACTTCATAA